In Nitrospirota bacterium, the following are encoded in one genomic region:
- a CDS encoding glycosyltransferase, protein MEKDIPYEKRERWIHTLALLSLCVSTYYLIYRLSTFNLDALTFSIVLYSAEVYGFITTLMFFFMVWKLKKRVPITLRHGLTVDVFITTLNEPPDLLRKTVLGCLKMKYPHKTYLLDDGRRPEVRALAKELGCEYIARPDNRDAKAGNLNYALPRTNGEFIAVFDADHVPQPDFLDKLLGYFNDEKVAFVQIPQDFYNVDSFQHRLTNGKNVWTEQSLFFSLIQPGKDRWNAAFFCGSCAVLRRKALEAIGGFATGTVTEDIHTSIKLHAKGYKSIYHNESLAYGIAAPVLYPFQAQRLRWGQGAMQVFIRDNPLLKKGLTLPQRICYLASMTTYFDGFQRVIYFFSPIIVLFTGLFPISAFNIDFLIRFIPHLGLSLWAYEEISRGFGRTFLIEQYNMVKFYTFIKTSLGLFIKKRLRFKVTPKTEFDKTTIGMLLPQVLIAVGSPIAIIWALSGIGSFKETDRGIIYANIFWAMINTGLAYTVIRYAIRKIQRRRNFRFPAIIPAFATFPNQAKQLVVVEDLHEKGASVCCFYKLQTGWTFPLRLILADKAVEVNGRILNVREARVNGMPIFYHGIGFNGLSREIRDAIIGFNFSYALNRMMGDLSVSEETPFLKLGRMFRGETLQKRDVRNPYHLPGTYRINGAESLPFVTEDLSDHGMRIFTYHDIKEDVISFDLPDEKGWRSLKGRVTWRKEIDFHGDRAWRFGVKFLTGGV, encoded by the coding sequence ATGGAAAAGGATATCCCTTATGAAAAAAGAGAGAGGTGGATTCATACCCTTGCCCTTCTCTCTCTGTGTGTAAGTACATATTATCTCATCTATCGTCTTAGCACATTTAACCTTGATGCCTTGACCTTCTCCATTGTTCTTTACAGTGCTGAGGTCTATGGATTTATAACCACCCTGATGTTTTTCTTCATGGTCTGGAAGCTGAAGAAAAGAGTTCCTATTACCCTCAGACACGGATTAACTGTTGATGTCTTTATCACGACCCTGAATGAGCCTCCTGATTTACTCAGAAAGACTGTGCTCGGATGTCTTAAAATGAAATATCCACATAAAACATACCTCCTCGACGATGGAAGAAGGCCAGAGGTTAGGGCGCTTGCAAAGGAACTCGGATGTGAATATATAGCAAGGCCAGACAACAGGGATGCAAAGGCAGGAAACCTCAACTACGCCCTTCCGAGGACGAATGGAGAATTTATAGCTGTCTTTGATGCAGACCATGTGCCCCAGCCTGATTTCCTCGACAAACTCCTCGGATATTTCAATGATGAGAAAGTAGCCTTTGTCCAGATTCCACAGGATTTCTACAATGTGGATTCCTTTCAGCACAGGCTTACAAATGGTAAAAATGTCTGGACAGAGCAGTCTCTGTTCTTTTCACTTATACAGCCGGGAAAGGACAGGTGGAATGCAGCCTTTTTCTGCGGCAGTTGCGCTGTGCTCAGGCGTAAGGCTTTAGAGGCTATTGGAGGCTTTGCAACAGGCACAGTAACAGAGGACATCCATACGTCTATAAAACTCCATGCAAAAGGCTATAAATCTATTTATCACAATGAGAGCCTTGCCTATGGCATTGCTGCCCCTGTGCTTTATCCCTTTCAGGCCCAGAGGCTCAGGTGGGGCCAGGGAGCCATGCAGGTATTTATAAGGGATAACCCCCTGTTAAAAAAGGGACTTACCCTGCCACAGAGGATATGTTATCTTGCCTCAATGACCACATACTTTGACGGCTTTCAAAGGGTTATCTATTTCTTTTCTCCTATAATTGTTCTATTTACAGGGCTTTTCCCGATTAGCGCCTTCAATATAGATTTTCTCATAAGATTTATTCCTCATCTCGGCCTCTCACTCTGGGCCTATGAGGAAATAAGCAGGGGCTTTGGCCGAACCTTTCTCATTGAGCAGTACAATATGGTCAAGTTTTACACCTTCATTAAGACATCCCTGGGGCTTTTTATAAAGAAGAGACTGCGATTTAAGGTGACACCAAAGACAGAATTTGACAAGACGACTATAGGGATGCTCCTGCCCCAGGTGCTGATTGCAGTAGGAAGCCCTATTGCCATTATCTGGGCACTCTCAGGGATTGGCTCCTTTAAGGAGACTGACAGAGGAATTATATATGCCAACATCTTCTGGGCAATGATAAACACAGGGCTTGCCTACACAGTTATCAGATATGCCATAAGGAAAATACAGAGGAGGAGGAATTTCAGGTTCCCTGCTATTATCCCTGCCTTTGCAACCTTTCCCAATCAGGCAAAACAGTTGGTTGTAGTAGAAGACCTCCATGAAAAAGGAGCCTCTGTCTGCTGTTTTTACAAACTACAGACAGGCTGGACATTCCCCCTGCGTCTTATCCTTGCTGATAAGGCAGTTGAGGTAAACGGGAGGATTCTTAATGTAAGGGAAGCCCGTGTCAATGGCATGCCAATTTTCTACCATGGCATTGGGTTTAATGGACTTTCAAGGGAAATCAGGGATGCAATTATTGGCTTTAATTTCTCTTATGCCCTTAACAGGATGATGGGTGACCTTTCTGTTTCAGAAGAAACCCCATTTCTGAAGCTCGGCCGTATGTTTAGGGGGGAGACCCTTCAAAAAAGAGATGTAAGAAACCCGTATCACTTACCAGGGACCTACAGGATAAACGGCGCTGAGAGTCTGCCATTTGTTACAGAAGACCTCAGCGATCACGGCATGAGGATATTCACATATCATGATATTAAGGAGGATGTAATATCCTTTGACCTCCCCGATGAGAAAGGCTGGCGTTCTCTTAAGGGAAGGGTTACGTGGCGTAAGGAGATAGATTTTCATGGAGACAGGGCCTGGCGCTTTGGTGTGAAATTTCTCACAGGAGGGGTATAA
- a CDS encoding C39 family peptidase, translated as PAIANISVKEKAGFTEIQIESNSPFTYAMYKTSDPHKVVVELNNIDHGKFTEKIVVGRDGIMEIVPTKIDDPQSLARLDITLTAPAEVKPSLKGNSLILYVLNSSPEVKNVKKEEEKPAVAKISEPQKEEDSSGATTVMVRTNFGGYLSKKVVSVREMRFKDIVPQQYDFSCGAASMATIFKYLYGVEGVKEEEIVKDMIAKGDQDLIKEKGFSLLDMKKYAERHGFQANGYKVKAENLSKLRIPTIVLMNTRGYTHFVVLKGVKDGRAYLADPAAGNRAVPLEEFMESWDSVVFVVYKKTDRDLTLTLNTAMRPPVSNVLRLTERLLVASLMALVVVWTTPAGAFVGIYSDRLEVNGEVLGKAINEKEMNSLRGTYMGFNFSVLFEGWWDTLGNYNATLVTGGNTGTAGSIAKASLPEGTQVNIQASVGDLGGSKGIFQITQVP; from the coding sequence AACCTGCTATTGCAAATATAAGCGTCAAAGAAAAAGCCGGTTTTACAGAAATTCAAATAGAAAGTAATTCTCCATTTACTTATGCCATGTATAAGACATCAGACCCGCATAAGGTAGTGGTAGAGCTCAACAATATAGACCACGGTAAATTTACTGAGAAAATTGTTGTTGGGAGGGATGGGATTATGGAAATAGTGCCTACTAAGATTGATGACCCTCAGTCTCTGGCAAGGCTTGATATTACCCTAACTGCACCTGCTGAAGTTAAACCCTCTCTGAAGGGAAATTCATTAATACTCTATGTTTTAAATTCAAGCCCTGAGGTCAAAAATGTTAAAAAAGAAGAAGAGAAACCTGCTGTAGCTAAAATATCTGAGCCCCAAAAAGAAGAAGATAGCTCTGGCGCTACCACAGTTATGGTCAGGACAAACTTTGGCGGATATTTAAGCAAAAAGGTTGTCTCTGTAAGGGAGATGAGGTTTAAAGACATTGTCCCTCAGCAGTATGACTTTAGCTGTGGTGCGGCATCAATGGCAACGATTTTTAAATATCTTTATGGCGTTGAAGGGGTAAAAGAGGAAGAGATTGTAAAGGACATGATAGCAAAGGGCGATCAGGATCTGATAAAGGAGAAGGGCTTTTCCCTTCTCGACATGAAGAAATACGCAGAAAGACATGGTTTTCAGGCAAACGGCTATAAGGTAAAGGCCGAAAACCTGTCAAAGCTCAGAATCCCGACCATTGTCCTTATGAATACGAGGGGCTATACACACTTCGTGGTTCTTAAAGGCGTAAAAGACGGAAGGGCTTATTTAGCTGACCCGGCTGCCGGAAACAGGGCAGTCCCGCTTGAAGAGTTTATGGAATCATGGGACAGTGTGGTCTTTGTAGTGTATAAGAAAACAGACAGAGACCTTACGCTTACGCTCAACACAGCCATGAGGCCACCGGTTAGTAATGTTTTAAGGCTCACAGAGCGTTTATTGGTAGCATCGCTGATGGCGCTGGTTGTTGTATGGACGACGCCTGCGGGGGCATTTGTAGGGATCTATTCTGACAGACTTGAGGTGAACGGGGAGGTCCTTGGAAAGGCCATCAATGAGAAAGAGATGAACAGCCTGAGGGGAACTTATATGGGCTTCAACTTTTCAGTGCTTTTTGAGGGGTGGTGGGACACCCTTGGAAATTACAATGCAACCCTTGTAACAGGCGGCAATACAGGCACAGCAGGTAGCATAGCGAAGGCAAGCCTTCCTGAAGGCACGCAAGTAAATATTCAGGCATCTGTTGGCGATCTCGGTGGTTCAAAAGGTATATTCCAGATAACACAGGTCCCCTGA
- the bcsS gene encoding cellulose biosynthesis protein BcsS, whose protein sequence is MQRQLLRLIGLIVPIFFILFSASTSMAASYSVLAGGEADTESQEYLYTGIIVEEPLRQNLSIMGKLWVDYLTYKFERDSEIIRARAPAFQPAIGVKFSGQDWSTTFWAGWEHRNTKIKPFREDVEVRGTTDSLVLQAELDRWIKAMTNLNFIISYSTENSYIWSRGRLKQELSSYPLGRDLPLRVGLEVIGQGNKDYSAFQVGPLVEIYSPSKKVSFLIHGGYKNSSSIPSSAYGGIELYFGF, encoded by the coding sequence ATGCAGCGACAACTTCTTCGACTTATAGGTCTTATAGTACCTATTTTTTTTATTTTGTTTTCTGCCTCAACTTCTATGGCGGCTTCATACAGTGTGCTTGCTGGAGGGGAAGCTGACACAGAAAGCCAGGAATATTTATATACAGGCATAATAGTAGAGGAGCCTCTGCGGCAGAACCTCTCCATTATGGGAAAACTCTGGGTTGACTACCTTACATATAAGTTTGAAAGAGACAGCGAGATAATAAGGGCCAGGGCCCCTGCTTTTCAACCTGCTATTGGAGTGAAGTTCTCAGGCCAGGACTGGAGCACAACCTTCTGGGCAGGCTGGGAGCACAGAAACACCAAAATCAAGCCTTTCAGGGAGGATGTAGAGGTCAGGGGGACTACAGACAGCCTTGTGCTTCAGGCAGAGCTCGATAGATGGATAAAGGCCATGACGAATCTTAACTTTATTATCAGCTACAGCACTGAAAACAGCTATATCTGGTCACGAGGGAGATTAAAACAGGAGCTGTCGTCTTATCCGCTTGGCCGCGACCTTCCTTTAAGAGTAGGGCTTGAGGTTATCGGACAGGGAAACAAGGACTATAGCGCTTTTCAAGTCGGGCCTCTGGTAGAAATTTACAGCCCTTCAAAGAAGGTTTCCTTCCTGATTCACGGAGGTTATAAAAACAGCTCGAGCATCCCCAGCAGCGCTTATGGAGGCATTGAGCTATATTTTGGCTTTTAA